A single genomic interval of Rubripirellula reticaptiva harbors:
- a CDS encoding PDZ domain-containing protein, with product MSIDPYRVWLGIPSDRRPPTYYDILSLEPGESDEAVIRSAAEQRRSYVLSKQGGDHDRAVYKILGQIDEAVATLVVPATKFEYDRLIGLHAKTNKAGKRRSKSHAKHQKSPERIYGEGSGIVSGFAGIMGVISICIGAMVWLSFQMPWGKLAQSPDVNDVALDIPKSNTDSHGAESFSHRPDTTSTETKEFSKLASSLSEVRQPDNCVFKGLSISIAKNGKCVIGVNSEDKPVQFAEADGDKKGIAIFGTSPVWRQTDGRLHVVSDFAQLKDLSGLNPRSIASEQHLLIDNHLAIDDGLLVLSPKERKNVSFGLPRSIMAPIELQIALSGHSDGALLVQFNIQDRTLIVGLHGARSPEPDADPGMVLVAERDKKGNFTNLVRVVQPAGKSMEYDFQIEAPHMDRAALSIGVRSDHPLAIRRMDVAAKFPPSFGMALDQRGQRVLVKRTIEGDAAASAGIKSGDVILQVDGSSANSMQQVLDILATTVIGDEVALTVERFGQRKVFSVFPN from the coding sequence ATGTCTATTGATCCCTACCGAGTGTGGCTTGGCATCCCGTCCGACCGGCGGCCACCGACATACTATGACATTCTTTCGCTCGAACCCGGCGAAAGCGACGAAGCGGTCATCCGTAGTGCTGCGGAACAACGAAGAAGCTATGTGCTGTCCAAGCAAGGAGGGGACCATGACAGAGCGGTCTACAAAATTCTTGGGCAAATCGACGAAGCGGTGGCGACGCTGGTCGTCCCGGCAACGAAGTTTGAATATGACAGACTTATCGGTCTTCATGCAAAGACAAACAAAGCGGGAAAGCGGCGTTCTAAATCGCACGCCAAACACCAAAAGTCGCCTGAGAGGATTTACGGCGAAGGCAGCGGTATTGTTTCCGGTTTTGCTGGGATCATGGGCGTAATCAGCATCTGCATCGGAGCAATGGTTTGGTTGAGTTTTCAAATGCCGTGGGGGAAACTAGCACAATCGCCCGATGTGAATGACGTGGCTTTGGATATCCCGAAATCCAATACAGACAGTCATGGTGCAGAGTCTTTTTCTCACCGTCCTGACACGACATCCACTGAAACCAAAGAATTTAGCAAGCTTGCATCGTCTCTAAGTGAGGTGCGACAACCTGACAATTGTGTCTTCAAAGGGCTCTCGATTTCAATTGCCAAAAACGGCAAATGTGTCATCGGAGTGAATAGCGAAGATAAACCCGTTCAGTTTGCCGAGGCTGATGGCGACAAAAAGGGAATAGCGATATTTGGCACGTCACCCGTTTGGAGACAAACAGATGGACGGCTTCACGTGGTTTCTGACTTTGCCCAACTTAAGGATCTGTCGGGACTGAACCCCCGATCTATTGCGAGTGAGCAGCACCTGTTGATTGACAATCACTTGGCGATAGATGACGGATTGCTTGTTTTATCACCGAAGGAAAGAAAAAATGTTTCGTTTGGGTTGCCACGTTCGATCATGGCTCCTATCGAATTACAGATAGCACTGTCAGGGCATAGCGACGGGGCGTTGCTTGTCCAATTCAATATACAAGATAGAACCCTGATCGTCGGGCTGCATGGAGCAAGGTCGCCGGAACCTGATGCGGACCCCGGAATGGTTCTAGTTGCAGAGCGTGACAAGAAAGGAAACTTTACTAATCTCGTGCGAGTTGTTCAGCCCGCTGGGAAGTCGATGGAATACGATTTTCAAATCGAAGCACCTCACATGGATCGGGCAGCGTTGTCTATCGGGGTGCGATCAGACCATCCACTAGCAATCCGCCGCATGGACGTTGCAGCAAAGTTCCCCCCGTCGTTTGGAATGGCATTAGACCAGCGGGGCCAACGTGTTTTGGTTAAACGCACAATAGAGGGAGACGCCGCAGCGTCGGCTGGGATCAAGTCCGGTGATGTGATACTTCAAGTGGATGGCAGTTCGGCGAACAGTATGCAACAGGTACTCGACATTCTCGCTACCACAGTTATTGGAGACGAAGTTGCTCTAACTGTCGAGCGATTTGGTCAGCGAAAAGTTTTTTCAGTGTTCCCCAACTAA